The nucleotide window CAATTAGCAAAACGATAACAAAAAAGCATGCCCAGATCCAAAACTTGGAATTacaaagtaaattgaaatcatgCGTTTCAAAAATACAACAGATCcatgaaaattttgagaaattgaGAACGAACCGTGACAGGTCCGGAACCGAAACGGATGCTGAGCGGCTGTGGTGCGCAAGAGAGAAGCAGAATTTCAGCGTCCCCTTTCGCTTAATATTATGCTGCTGCCAATAGACCGAACAGGCTCGGAGTGTTGACGGAACTAACTACTTTGCTTTCTTCGGAATAAACGGTGGGAACGGCGATGAGAATTATATTCTCTACGCGCTAATATGGTGGGCCCCAGCCCACTGAGGAAGCAAAGTTAGATTGGATCTTGGATGGGCGGGTTCATTGTTTTTTCCTTcctccaaatttatttattttattttttttgaaatatgcACAAATCAATTTTAATCGTTCAGGACTTGTAACTGAGCAGCGTGTTAAGGTGATTAATTGCGGGATAAATGAGATAAGCGGACGAGTGATTTATTATCTTCACATGCTGATTACAAATTAAGTACACTTTATACTTTCAGGTTAGTAGAACATGTCAAACTCTCAACAGAAGGTAACTGACCTTGTGAAATCATAAATagattataattaaatttggCATATCATGTAAAGTGTAAAACTTctcaatatttttaattaaaattaaaggatTTTGATATCTTCTTTGAAAATGCTCATTACTTGATCGGAAAACTTATAattagttattaactttttatcaaaattttaagCGTGACCATATAAGTAATGACATTctatgttttcaaaaaaaaaaagtaatgacATTCCCTATTCAAGATTAAAACCTTCTTGTGTGCATGTGAtaattattttttgaacaaGCTGCAATTACAACGACGATCCTCTATGTATCTTGCTGGACATGTAGTCGTAATACATGTAATGTGATTTAGCTACTTTCAACTCTTTAGTATCCTGTTAACCATCGTCATAATTGTATTTGCAGCTTCTTTTCTGACTTGAGCAACTTAGCACCTAACCCTCTTTTTTTGCTCAGGAGAGGGGACAATTGAGAACAAAGTGGCGAATGGGTGTGTAACGCGTGAGAATCTTCATATTATGACGTTGTGGCAAATCAAAATAGTGCGCCAACTCTTTGCATCCAAATTTGAATTCTTATcgcataaattaaaataatttacaaTAAATATCGTcttgtcaaaaataaaaatataaaatgaatgtgatttacGGCTTTTTTCCGTTCGATCATTCTTATTCTTTATGAAACTGCATTGTTATCATCATTATTATATGCTTGTTATAGTGGTGGTTAGCAATTTTAGAAGTAAAACCCTCATCAAAGTTGTGGCTGTAAAACTTTAATCTTTAAAAATATCGTTTAATCTATACCATTAGGGTGTGATTATGTAGCAATATTGCCAATAACGTTGCAATCACTGTATTTGGTAGGAACGTATACACATGGATCTGCTTTTTCTACATCTAAAACACCTTTGGAAGTGAAGATTAGAAACTTAAACTTTAAGCCAAGATGCGTTGCATACGACCTTTATGTCATTTCCAATACTATCTTTAGCTAACTCACGATGCCAATTATGTTTTTGTCTTTATCTCGACCGGTTCATGAGAACATGTTCACGTGTTTAGTTCAAGAGAATGACTTACATAGAACGAGTTAATCGTCGCGtgacattttttttcaataatacaatgtcatgtgttaaaaagtttacacatataattttttattggaACGGAACACGCTACAATAGCGATGGATGCGTTCCGTTTAAGTTGTTCTCCTAGCTCAATTACGGAGTGCAAGGCTCTTAACCTTGTAGTAGTGGTTTGTGCTAATTAGGTAGGAGTTTTGGTTACTTTATAAATACGAGATTATGTGTTAATAAATTCGAACGTGAATAAGCAACGGAAGTTTGAATAAAcgttttaaattaaacaaagtTCTGAAACTTACAACAAATAGAAATCTACTAATTACATACATCAAAATCTCTTAAATTCCCCATTGAATACACCCCtcttaagaccatctccaactcatgagataaagcttaaaatataagcTTTAAACCCCCCTCCCCCAAGCCATCTCCAACTATGGGCTAAAGTAAGCGTTTGGGAGAAAATATATCTCTAGGCTAGATTCCCTCAGGATTTAAGTCTGACTTAAATTATTCTGGATTTACCAAACTATcatatttcaaactttttttttgtttttcacttaTAATTTAACTGCTATGATTAGATGAgatcaaatctaatggtaaaaaaaaatatttgacggtccaaaattaaatcaaacgtctaaaataatttaagaaattACTTATCAATACTTATAAATACTTTATAAATACttatgtatttgtatgatttttaattacttattaatttttttttcatagagtttattttttgttgttaagactttattgaaattactaaaacatcatcaactaacgggtgctaacggATTGACTCAAAGTGACCTAttatttaacgggttcacccgttaatgacccgacccgttaagcatccatccaaatactaatattaacgggtcgggttaggTCGGGTTAATGGGTCGGAtccaaaatgccaggtctaTTGATAAGGAAGGAGGTTGGTgttgatgcagaggtggaaAGCATAGCGCATGACATTTGGGCTATTACATGATGTGGGGACTGTTTCATTCGAGTTTGTTCGTCGAGAAGGCAACCAAGCGGTACATTCTGTTGCAGCATTTATTCAGAAAACTAGAGGTTCTTTTGGATGGGATTGTATTGGTCTCGAGTTCCTTTTTAACATCTTGGCTGAAGATTTAAACATTTCAATTGGGATTTAACATAAAATCTATcttttatggaaaaaaaaaaagaaaaaaaaaattcagtatTTTTCCATTGTAACTTGGAAATGTAAAAACATCCTTGTGTTTTATTTATCCACAACGACACAAGGGAGAGCTGCTTAAGACACCGCAACACCACCAACTTTCAGATGCAACCAAGTGTAAAGACAAAAAAGACAACCTTCCTAACATATAGCAGACTCACATTTCCCAGCTGCTTGATAACAATGTCAGCCAACACTTTTATAGTTGATCTTTACGGATGAGCAGAGGTAATGAACAAAGTAGAAAGACATGAGAAAGCCAATGGTGCCAGTTGACAGCATGATTGCAGTTGCCATGATCAATGAATAACCGAGGTAAAGGATAACCGATGCAAGCCCACTCAAACCCCGCAGGTCAAATACCAGGTAATTGATGGAGTACAGGAACACGTAAAAGGAAGCTGAACCTGAGGCAAAGAAAGCcttccaccaccacctccaatCCTCCACACAAAGATGCATGTATGTGAGAACTACTGAAACTTCAGCACAAACGATAACCAACAACATAAGCACTATAAAAAGGAAACCGAAGACATAATAAAATCTTCCAAGCCAGATGCTAGAAAGGATGAAGAAGAGTTCAATGAAAAGGGTTCCAAACGGAAGTGTCCCAGCACCAAGAACAAGAAGCCATGATGGATATTTGCGCGCAGGAATCTCCCTTGGAATCTGGTTGGTTCTTACAGGATATGAAATTGGCTCAGCTCGTGTGCCTAAGAATCCCCCGAGAAGGGTGAGAGGCACGGAAATGCAGAACCAGAGGGAGATGAGTATAACATACAAAGAAATGGGAAGAGCACCAGTACTCTTGCTGCCCCATAGAATGAAATTCAGTATTGTACGAATAACAATGACGATTCCAGGAAAGAAGCACGCCACAGACCAGGAAACCGATCTCCATCCTTCGGAAGTTCCCTTTATGGTTATCCACATACGGACAGCAACATAACCAGCAATAATCCCAAGGAAAAGATATAGAATGATCATTCCTGTCAGTAGCATTCCTCGTGAAGCTGGTGACATGAAACCAAATGCTGCAAAGATGATTGTGACAACTGCCATCCCTGTAATCTGAACCCCATCTCCAACCATCACGCAAAGAAGCTTGGGAGAATCTGGTTCTCTGAACACATCTCCCACAACAAGCTTCCACCCATAGAGCTCTTCATTCATCTGAGCTTGAGGTTCTTCGTCCAGTTGTTCGTATCTTGTTAAATCCCTCCTCGCAGTCCTTAGGAATATGACAAAGACTATACCAGCGAGGAAAAGGATCACCATTAATGAATTCAGGATAGAGAACCAGTGCACACGAGCACCCTCCATCTTCAAATAAGCATCCCACCTTGATGGCCATCTTATATCACTTTTCACAAACTCAACCTCATAAGTGAATGATACTTTCTCTTGCTCCCTTATTATTTGAGACTTTTCGACCACCGTGGGAAAATTGACAGGTTGGATTTTTTCATACATGGCTTTTTTCTTCATGGCCTCTGGGTCATATTTAATGCTGTAAGGTTTAACCTCAAAGCCAACAATCTCAAACCCAGATGCCTTCTTCTTATCAGCTTCTGAAATGACACCCATGCCTTCTTCCCCAGTCCCCATTATCTGTACACCACTCCCTTCATACTCATGAATCAAAACAGTGAACTTGAGGTGATTGATGATGTAATCTTCTTTACCGTTGGGTGGTGTGTACCCAACAGGAAACCCAGTCCACCGAATCTTAACCCCATTTTGATAAGCATACCTCATCGCAGGCAAATTATCAAGGATCATATTGACCTGATACAGATCACGGGTCCTCTGTTTCAGCAGCTTTACGTCGTGCTTAGTCAAGGGGGTTGTGGTGCACACGTAAAGAGTCTCATTCATATTCATTTTGAAGAGGTACGCAGAGGTTTCGATCTCATCTCCCATAAGGAGTTCCCCGAGATTCTCAGCACTTTTCTTGATACCTCCAGGGGGTTTGCAATAAGGGAGACTGTAGTAGCTGAAGGGCAGCCCAGTGCCTATAGAAGTCAAGGAGTTAACTTTGGTAATGATTTCTTGCCCTGTCGAATATCTATGCATGTAGCTTCCGGGGAGATAAAACCCATTACAGGTGTGCACAAATACAACCAAAACAAGCAGAGCCCATTTGACTGAGGGCACTCCCGGATTCGATATCGCCATCGGAATCGAAAGAAAACACCACACTCACCACAAGTTGGAGTGAGCAGTGTATCTAAGCTAGCTCTTACAGATGCATTCACCAATTAATCTACACAAATGTTGAACAGAAAACATACTAATATCAGCCAAAAGAACACAAAGACTGAAAATTTAAGCtaataatacaaaattaaacATTCGGGTTAACAAATTTGATCAAGAACTGGCAAAACGATAATAAAAAAGCcatgaaaattttgagaaattgaGAACGAACCGTGACAGGTCCGGAAACGAAACGGATGCTGAGCGGCTGTGGTGCGCAACAGAGAAGCAGAATCTCGGCGTCCCCTTTCGCTTAATATTATGCTGCTGCCATTAGACCGAACAAGCTCAGAGGGTTGACGGAACTAACTACTTTGCTTTCTTCGGAATAAACGGTGCGAATTATATTCTCTACGCgcagtggcggagccagaaaTTCATGACACAAGGGCCTTTAAACtaatgaaagaaattagaaaaaaaaatagtaatatcatGGAAAATTTGAATCAAACAAGAGTGATGGAGCTTTAAAATTTGTATGAAAAAATTAGTATTGAGAGATGTCATAGTAAATAGAACATGTGTTGACATCTAACGCAACATTAATAATAATGTTATAACTAGCTCAATCTATTATtacgatatttttcttttaatattattgAATCGTTCTCTTGAATATATATACCTTGTTTTATATgaactaacaaaaaaataagcTATTATTacgatactttttttttaatatcatttAATCTTCCTCCCGAATATATATACCTTGTTTTATATGAACTAACACAAAAATAATTGGTTTAAAAGAAATCAGAATGTTAGCAGAAGGTTAGTTATGTATGATAATTGgtaaaaaataccaaaaaatagCTTTTCGTCAGCAAGCATCGACCCCAAGACCTAATGAAACCTTTAAAACCTAACATACCAACACACCACTTGCACATTACTGCAAAATTTACTACATAATCGATATAAATTTATTTCCAGGATAGGCCCTGGACTACCCTAGTCTCCATGTGGCTCCGCCACTGTCTACGCGCTAATATAATTAACTTATTTGCTTTCTTCTGAAAAAACATGCGACTGGCGAACTTATATTCGATCTTGGAAGGCCGGTTTTCATCGTTTTTTCCTTCCCTCCAAAACTGTTTTCGTGGAAATATGAACAAATGGATTGTAACGTTGCCGGCTTTAAGCTGATTGGATAGGcggttttcattgttttttcgTGTTAAGGTGATTGGTTGCGGGATAAATGAGATAGTGATTTATTATCATTGTGGTGAAGACAAATTAAATACGTTTTAAGCTCTCAGGTTAATAAAGTTACAAGTCTTCAAGTTAGTAGAACATGCCAAACTCCCAACCGATGGTAACTAATCACCTCATGAAACCATAAatagattataatcaaatttgGCATATCATGTAAAAGTTAAAACTtctcaatattttaattaaaattaaaggattttgacatcttctttgaaAACACTCTTTACTTGATCAAAAAACTTATAActagttattaactttttatcaaattttaagTGCGGCCATATAAGTAATGACATTCTCTATTCAAGATTGAAACCTTCTTTTGTGCATGTGAtaattattttttgaacaaGCTGCAATTACAACAACGATCCCCAACGGATCTTAATGGACATGTAGTCATAATACATGTATTTTGTAACAAGTATCAAACTTGTGTATGTGATCTATATGAAAGTGATTTAGCTCCTTTCAACTCTTTAGCATCTTGTTAACCATCGTCGTAATTGTACTTTGCGAACTTACTTCTGTTGTCGCTTAAGCAACTCAACAGATAAGTACCCTCTTGTTCTATATCCAACTAGAGGTAACTTATCTCGCCTAAAAGATGGGAACAATTGAGTACAAAGCGGTTGACGGGTGCGTAACATATGAGAATCTACGTATATATGAGGTAATGGTTGGCCATAACAATACGCCACCCCTTGCACTTGAATTCGAATTCCTATCATGcaacttaaattaaaaattattatttaatccCTAGTTAATGATGTTTATTGACTGagattttattagttttcagattttgatcaaataataataaacattaTTATTTAATCCCTAGTTAATGATGTAATTGGTAGCATTAATGTATTCATAAACTTACATGTCAGTTAcataaattttcaaaataaaaattagtaattgatttagcgTTTTGATACTCACccccttattaaactcctaattaattctcaattcaaaatatttccaaaaataaaaaaaatagaataagtttgtacacatttactttttttattaaaaaggttttaattttttaatcttaaatgttcCCATTgatataaatttttaatttttttagttttgaatgtacccattcttaaatgTACCAATTTGGTATACGTAAAATGTatcattttttaaatataaaatgtacccattttttataaaaaattcattcaattttttctaatccatttttttaacttatatgtGTACATTCTCTTTCGGTGATTTGATGATGTATCCATGCCAAGTTTCatcgaagaaatttaataatattattaagcctagtatctttttttttttggtagttttgaaaaattcatgcatgttttgatacaataattttttggttgatttttaaaAATGTACCAATAtatataacacacacacacacacacacacacacacaacacacttACAATAAATTGGAGAGTatgataaaataattttttttgttaatttttaagaatgtaccaatatatatatatatatacacacacacactaacaatatattggagagtatatataatttatccttaatatttttaatcccacaacttattggttttatttaaaatttcattaacataaacaatttcaattttcaatttaaaaatataataacatatatagaaatacattattaaATTAAGGTCAGGGACTTcgataaaaaaactaaaaagtaaATAGGTAAAGACCGCATCAAAAGTCTACCTAAAATAATTTACAATAAAAAATCAccttgccaaaaataaaaatatagagTGATTGTGATTGACGGCCTTTTCCGTTTAATCAttattatgctttatgaaattgCATTGTTATCGTCATTATTATATGCTTGTTACAAACTTTAGTTTTTATCATTATCGTTTAATCTTATTCCATTAGGATGTGATTATGTAATATTGCCAATAACCGTTGCAACCACTGTATTTGGTGGGAATGTATAAACATGGATATGCTTTTTACACCTTTGGAAGTAACGGTTAGAAACTTAAACTTCAAGCAAAGATGTGTCGCATATGAGATACGACCTTTATTTCATTTCTAATACTATCTTTAGCTGACTCATGATACCAATTACGTTTATGTCTTTATCTCGACCCGTTCTTGCAAAACATGCATGCTTGTTGAGCTTAGgagaatgacttacattgaACGAGTTTATCGTCATGTGACGTTCttttttaataatatatgtaaacacgaaaattcctgcaatgaatgagacaaaaacacgtgtacaaaataatatttgtattaatgatttaggggttacaatctcttctacaaatttagcctctgattcgatcttcgtaatGTGTAGATTTATGGATTGTGATGTCGATTCCAGGGCATTCGAGGcatgatcttaggatgaacaggtgatgaacgatgaacgctttcttcaatgggctgttggggcttgactttgaattggtggaagttcttcaagggccgttggggcttaatcttgaaggaggatttggtggaagttccTCAATgatcgttggggcttgatcttgaaggaggatttaacgaagaacgaagagggctttctttatccttcgggatttgcttgagagctaaagcttcaaggttttagTGTGATCTCTCTTGGTTCCTCCTTATCCCTTGAtggagaagcctatttataggctttgggaatgaatcaccaccatctatttttttggtgaagtgagtggatgttgtaggtgaagtgagtggatgttgtaggtgaaatgagtgaaggttgtaggtgaagtgagtgtatgatgttggtgaaatgaataaaggttgtaattttaatgcattggtcaacatttatttcactgaaatttcgatgtctacaatataATGTCATGTGTTAGAAAATTTACacatataatttttaatagaaCAGAACATTACAATAGTGATGAATCTGTTCTGTTTAAGTTGTTCTCCTAGCTGAAATGCGGAGAGCAAGGCTCTTAACCTTGTAATAGTGAGTTTGTTGGCTATCCAACAGGAGTTTGGTTACTTTATAGATACGAAATTATGTGTTAGTAAATTCGAACATGAATAAGCAAAGGAAAGTTTgaataaatgttttaaaaagtTCTCAAAGTTACAACAAAAATATATCTATTAAGTAcgataaatataaatttaatgaGCATCTGTATTGTAATACATGAAATCTGATAACATTAATTAGGGTTCTAATATAGCTCTTTTTAACATGTCATTTCTTACAAAGAGTCACAGAAAACAAGATCAAACAACAAAGATTATATCATATAATCTTGCACAATGAGAGGCCAAATTAAGTTGTACAAACTTAATGGAACTTGAGGCTGGTCAAGATGTTGTTGTTGACCGGGTCAGCCAAGTGATCCAGAAGGTTCTGGTAGGGCCCCACACCAGTCACAAGACCCTGAATAAAATAACCCAAAATTGCCAGCATGGCAAGCCTCCCATTCTTCACTTCCTTGAGCTTCAACTCATTCATCGACTTCTCGTCTTTCCCAAACCCTAGCGGGTTGAACAAGGGCCCACCGGGGTAAGCTGGGTTACCCGACCCGCCCAAGTACTTCTCAAGGCCCAAGAAGTATTGCTTGCTCATGGACCCGGGGTTGTACCAGTCCTGGAACCTCCGGTGCTCGGCGAAGCCCATTAGGGCGAGCTCAAAGACAAAGAGTGTGTAGGGGTCGGCCCAGTAGTTGTAGGTCCCGGCTGGTGGGATAACTCCGGTTTGGAACCAGGGAAGGGCAGTCTCGGCCGGGATAAGGCCGAGCTTGCCCAGGATTTCTGGGGCAATTGCACCAACTGCACCCAGCATGGCGTAACGTCCGTTGATGACTTCACCGTAGGCTAGCCATCTGGGCTCGATGAACCCACCTGTGCCTTCTGGGTCAGAGAGGCCCAATGGATCGAATCCGAAGTCACCGGGAAGACTGCAAGTTAAATTTAaccatttctcaaaagttaatTTAGGTGATGACCAAGTGCAGTGCTTTaaatttacatttgtttttgggAGAAAATTTGTCTTATAATATGTTATACATTTCGTCATGTTTATCTCTGTCATCACGGAATAAAGTCAAATACAATGCATACAAACACAATTGAATTTACAATTAGAAACAGCTAGTTTTTGTTCAAGGAGTACTAATTATGTGAGTCACGTCTATGGGCGGATGAACAATGAGTATGTGTCGTGACGGATTTTGGTAGATTTTAATTTGCTTTTCTCTGTGTTAAATTAAGCTTATCCTCCTGCTAATTGTCAACCCTAATCCATCTCCTACGTTCTCATCTcagtcaaataaaaaaaacctagttCCGTCACTCAAACTACACTATATGAGTCATGACGGTGTTACAGTCATACTAAAGGGTGAGTCGAGCATTGGTACCTGCCATCCAAGTAAGAAAGGCTCTGCTTGGAAGCAAACCACAACTGTCTGTCTGCTCCTTGCTGCACCCAAATCAAACCACAAAATCATAGACTTACACTAACCCAAACCAAATAGTAACACCACGTGACGGTACCAAAAGTGACATCTACGTACCTTAACGGGAGGAGTAGATGCCGCCCTTACTACAAAGGAAGCAGATTTTCTCGATCCAAATGGAGATTGGACAGCCTTTGTTCCTCCAAATATCTGCCTAGCAACCTCCTTTGAGGCTgttaaagaagatgatgaaaccAGAGCTTGTGCTgccattttctctctctagcgctctgtctctctctctctcctccggCCACTCAAATATTTTGCTCAGTCTCTCACACACCACAACTTCCTACATGTAATAAGGAAGATACGGAATTGGTGTGGGCCAGGATGGAACCAAAACTTGTGGGCAATGTGCCGCTGAGTTCTTGGGTGGACATTGGAGCTGGACTCATGTTTCAGATTAGGTTGGGATCTCactgcccaacaaagcttgtaCACGTGGCGCCATCACCTAGATAAGAGATATTGCAAATTTCTCAACGGAGACCTCATTTCACAAACTTGGTTTGGTAAAAGGATTTTTCTTTAATATACTATTACATGATACATAAAAGTGAATAGctgtaattgaaaataaaatatctatATAGTTGTAGAAATTAAATTTAACGGCTAAACATCTGTAATGCCCgattttacaaatttagtttactACTACGTGACATTAAATGATATATAAAATGAATAGTTGTGATTAAAAATAGAATATCTAAACAGTTGTAGAAATTAAATTTAACGATTAAAACATTCGTAACGTTAACAATGCATAGCATCAAAGCCGTACTCTATATCATGAAGACATTCGTTTGATCAAGCTGAttatttgaattgatacttaATTTGTTAAGAGTTGTTGTATGTGCAATGCTGCAAGCACTACAACTTGTCCATGTGCTTGGTTAGGTAGGTAGTACTCAATTCGTATGGGGGCTTTGTAATTCTAGTGGTAGAGTGTATGTATGCAGAGAATAACTTCGTTATTTTATATTGTACACAATTAGATATCATGTCTTTCTTATCGCGTGATTAGTT belongs to Malus sylvestris chromosome 17, drMalSylv7.2, whole genome shotgun sequence and includes:
- the LOC126609716 gene encoding transmembrane 9 superfamily member 12-like, with product MAISNPGVPSVKWALLVLVVFVHTCNGFYLPGSYMHRYSTGQEIITKVNSLTSIGTGLPFSYYSLPYCKPPGGIKKSAENLGELLMGDEIETSAYLFKMNMNETLYVCTTTPLTKHDVKLLKQRTRDLYQVNMILDNLPAMRYAYQNGVKIRWTGFPVGYTPPNGKEDYIINHLKFTVLIHEYEGSGVQIMGTGEEGMGVISEADKKKASGFEIVGFEVKPYSIKYDPEAMKKKAMYEKIQPVNFPTVVEKSQIIREQEKVSFTYEVEFVKSDIRWPSRWDAYLKMEGARVHWFSILNSLMVILFLAGIVFVIFLRTARRDLTRYEQLDEEPQAQMNEELYGWKLVVGDVFREPDSPKLLCVMVGDGVQITGMAVVTIIFAAFGFMSPASRGMLLTGMIILYLFLGIIAGYVAVRMWITIKGTSEGWRSVSWSVACFFPGIVIVIRTILNFILWGSKSTGALPISLYVILISLWFCISVPLTLLGGFLGTRAEPISYPVRTNQIPREIPARKYPSWLLVLGAGTLPFGTLFIELFFILSSIWLGRFYYVFGFLFIVLMLLVIVCAEVSVVLTYMHLCVEDWRWWWKAFFASGSASFYVFLYSINYLVFDLRGLSGLASVILYLGYSLIMATAIMLSTGTIGFLMSFYFVHYLCSSVKINYKSVG
- the LOC126609731 gene encoding photosystem I chlorophyll a/b-binding protein 3-1, chloroplastic, which produces MAAQALVSSSSLTASKEVARQIFGGTKAVQSPFGSRKSASFVVRAASTPPVKQGADRQLWFASKQSLSYLDGSLPGDFGFDPLGLSDPEGTGGFIEPRWLAYGEVINGRYAMLGAVGAIAPEILGKLGLIPAETALPWFQTGVIPPAGTYNYWADPYTLFVFELALMGFAEHRRFQDWYNPGSMSKQYFLGLEKYLGGSGNPAYPGGPLFNPLGFGKDEKSMNELKLKEVKNGRLAMLAILGYFIQGLVTGVGPYQNLLDHLADPVNNNILTSLKFH